In Pseudomonas nunensis, a single window of DNA contains:
- a CDS encoding LysR family transcriptional regulator: protein MDLRQLEAFAAVMSAGSVTAAGKMLGRSQPSVTRVIQELEQELGFALFERSGPKVTPTHKAFMMYAEVESALLGIRNIRQRAQHIALEENHQIKLVAISALALGLLPAALARLPDSLRPQQIQLQSMSPENVVQAVLSKTMDLGAVSLPLEHRGLEIHWIGEAPCVAVLSASSELASHDVLSMELLAQQTLITMANPYRFRRRVDKAFHDAGGPPARMLDTNTSLVAMQMARVGLGVALVDPFTAMGVPLEGVVVRPIACNIPFFFGLISAFASPLSDVTRALIGEIATSAKLLLPEMVMHEASAHDALLQSIYAE from the coding sequence ATGGATCTGCGTCAGCTTGAAGCCTTCGCTGCTGTGATGTCGGCGGGCAGTGTCACCGCAGCGGGAAAGATGCTCGGCCGTTCCCAACCTTCGGTTACCCGGGTCATTCAGGAGCTGGAGCAAGAGCTCGGCTTTGCCTTGTTCGAACGCAGCGGGCCGAAGGTCACGCCTACCCACAAGGCGTTCATGATGTACGCCGAAGTCGAAAGCGCACTGCTGGGCATTCGCAACATTCGCCAGCGCGCGCAGCACATTGCGCTGGAAGAAAATCATCAGATCAAATTGGTCGCGATCTCGGCATTGGCGCTTGGGCTGCTGCCTGCGGCGCTGGCACGCTTGCCGGATAGCCTGCGTCCGCAGCAGATCCAGTTGCAGAGCATGTCACCGGAAAATGTGGTGCAAGCGGTGCTGTCGAAGACCATGGACCTGGGCGCCGTGAGCCTGCCGCTGGAACATCGCGGGTTGGAGATTCACTGGATCGGCGAGGCGCCCTGCGTCGCGGTGTTGTCGGCCAGTTCCGAATTGGCGTCGCACGACGTGCTGTCCATGGAACTGCTGGCGCAACAGACCTTGATCACCATGGCCAATCCGTACCGGTTTCGTCGACGTGTCGACAAAGCCTTCCACGATGCCGGCGGGCCACCGGCACGCATGCTTGATACCAACACCTCGCTGGTCGCGATGCAGATGGCCAGAGTCGGATTGGGTGTTGCGCTGGTCGATCCCTTTACCGCGATGGGCGTGCCGTTGGAAGGCGTGGTGGTCAGGCCGATTGCCTGCAACATCCCGTTTTTCTTTGGCTTGATTTCGGCGTTCGCCAGCCCGTTGTCCGACGTGACTCGTGCGCTGATCGGCGAGATCGCCACTTCGGCAAAATTGCTGCTGCCGGAGATGGTCATGCATGAAGCCAGTGCCCATGACGCGCTTTTGCAGAGCATCTACGCGGAGTAA
- the ehuB gene encoding ectoine/hydroxyectoine ABC transporter substrate-binding protein EhuB codes for MKGIKLRSLSATLGSAALLSAVFASSAMAGLLEKGRSSGLTAGIANEQPYAYIGTDGNVTGANVEVLQAILKPLGITKIDTPITDFGSLVPGLAAGRFDLIGAGLFINPARCKVIGYSNPVTHSGGAFIVKAGNPLKLHSLKDVAVNAKVRLATQTGTNQVQEAKDTGIAASNVILFDKDTEALAALQADRVDVVYFPDAEIISLVKKANSPAIERALPFNQIPDAQGKPTWNYHAYGLPKNDPEFTQAFNDQLAKLRASGELLTILQKYGYTENELPEADVTAAQRCAL; via the coding sequence ATGAAAGGCATCAAACTTCGTTCGTTGTCAGCCACCCTCGGTTCGGCCGCTTTGCTGAGCGCAGTGTTTGCCTCATCTGCCATGGCCGGCCTGTTGGAAAAAGGTCGCAGCAGCGGGCTCACCGCAGGCATCGCCAACGAGCAGCCCTATGCTTATATCGGCACGGATGGAAACGTCACCGGTGCCAACGTCGAGGTATTGCAGGCCATTTTGAAACCACTGGGCATCACCAAAATCGACACGCCGATCACCGATTTTGGCTCGCTGGTTCCAGGCCTCGCCGCCGGGCGTTTCGATCTGATCGGCGCGGGCCTGTTCATCAATCCCGCTCGCTGCAAAGTCATTGGCTACTCCAATCCCGTCACCCATTCCGGCGGCGCGTTTATTGTCAAAGCGGGCAACCCGTTGAAGCTGCACAGCCTCAAGGATGTCGCCGTAAACGCAAAAGTACGCCTGGCCACTCAAACCGGCACCAATCAGGTTCAGGAAGCCAAGGACACTGGCATTGCCGCCAGCAACGTCATCCTGTTCGACAAAGACACCGAGGCACTGGCCGCGCTCCAGGCCGATCGCGTCGATGTGGTGTACTTCCCCGATGCCGAGATCATCAGCCTGGTGAAAAAAGCCAACAGCCCGGCGATCGAACGCGCCCTGCCCTTCAATCAGATTCCCGATGCCCAAGGCAAGCCGACCTGGAATTACCACGCCTATGGCCTGCCGAAAAACGATCCTGAGTTCACCCAGGCGTTCAACGATCAACTGGCGAAGCTGCGTGCGTCCGGCGAACTGTTGACGATTCTGCAGAAGTACGGCTACACCGAAAATGAACTGCCGGAAGCCGATGTGACTGCGGCACAACGCTGCGCACTCTGA